A genomic segment from Bubalus bubalis isolate 160015118507 breed Murrah chromosome 5, NDDB_SH_1, whole genome shotgun sequence encodes:
- the LOC112585109 gene encoding small nuclear ribonucleoprotein G, with amino-acid sequence MSKAHPPELKKFMDKKLSLKLNGGRHVQGILRGFDPFMNLVIDECVEMATSGQQNNIGMVVIRGNSIIMLEALERV; translated from the coding sequence ATGAGCAAAGCACACCCTCCCGAGTTGAAGAAATTTATGGACAAGAAGTTATCATTGAAATTAAATGGTGGCAGACATGTCCAAGGAATATTGCGGGGATTTGATCCCTTTATGAATCTTGTGATAGATGAATGTGTGGAGATGGCAACTAGTGGGCAACAGAACAATATTGGAATGGTGGTAATACGAGGAAATAGTATCATCATGTTAGAAGCCTTGGAACGAGTATGA